From Rhea pennata isolate bPtePen1 chromosome 26, bPtePen1.pri, whole genome shotgun sequence, the proteins below share one genomic window:
- the HEXIM1 gene encoding protein HEXIM1, whose protein sequence is MADAAAAEPEPEAEPQPQPEAQPEPERGDAAPAVAAAGGEAEPLPPRGAAEEAAEGAGGAQGRPAAAGGAARPGLAGPRYRAAVGRAEEWPVKKKHRRRPSKKKRRWKPYSKLSWEEKQQFDERQSLRASRLRAEMFAKGQPVAPYNTTQFLMEDHDQEEPDLKTGLYPRRAAAKSDDTSEEDFLEEAAEEDGGSDGMGGDGSEFLQRDFSETYERYHVESLQNMSKQELVKEYLELEKCLSRMEDENNRLRMESKKYGGEEAAEAARVRQLELEVDRLRAENLQLLQEKDLQSQEAAPCQLGE, encoded by the coding sequence ATGGCCGAcgcggcggccgccgagccGGAGCCCGAAGCGGAGCCTCAGCCCCAGCCCGAGGCGCAGCCCGAGCCGGAGCGCGGCGACGCTGCcccggcggtggcggcggcgggcggcgaggccgagccgctgccgccgcgcggggcggctgaGGAGGCAGCggagggcgcgggcggcgcccaGGGGcgtccggcggcggcgggcggcgcggcgcggccgggcctgGCGGGGCCGCGCTACCGGGCGGCGGTGGGACGCGCCGAGGAGTGGCCGGTCAAGAAGAAGCACCGGCGGCGGCCGTCGAAGAAGAAGCGGCGCTGGAAGCCCTACTCGAAgctgagctgggaggagaagcagcagttcgACGAGCGGCAGAGCCTGCGCGCCTCGCGGCTCCGCGCCGAGATGTTCGCCAAGGGGCAGCCCGTGGCCCCCTACAACACCACGCAGTTCCTCATGGAGGACCACGACCAGGAGGAGCCCGACCTCAAGACGGGGCTGTacccgcggcgggcggccgccaaGTCGGACGACACGAGCGAGGAGGACTTCCTGGAGGAGGCGGCCGAGGAGGACGGCGGCAGCGACGGCATGGGGGGCGACGGCAGCGAGTTTCTGCAGCGGGACTTCTCGGAGACCTACGAGCGGTACCATGTGGAGAGCCTGCAGAACATGAGCAAGCAGGAGCTCGTCAAGGAGTACCTGGAGCTGGAGAAGTGCCTCTCGCGCATGGAGGACGAGAACAACCGGCTGAGGATGGAGAGCAAAAAGTacggcggggaggaggcggcggaggcggcgcgggtgcggcagctggagctggaggtgGACAGGTTGCGAGCCGAGaacctgcagctgctgcaggagaaggaccTGCAGAGCCAGGAGGCGGCCCCCTGCCAGCTGGGGGAGTGA